In one Halorubrum sp. CBA1229 genomic region, the following are encoded:
- a CDS encoding Single-stranded DNA binding protein — protein sequence MDVNSHAEELASDLGVDKEEVKADLENLLEYSVPIDEAKQSVRRKHGGGGGGSTPTPDAVDVGEITTDHDGVTVTVKVLTQGTRTIRYQGDDLTIREGEIADETGVISYTAWQDFGFEPGDSLTIGNAGVREWEGEPELNLNDSTTVAIADEPVEVDREVGGDRNLVDISAGDRGRNVEVRVLEVDEKTISGRDGETEILEGVVGDATAKLPFTDWQPRAELEPGADLRIEDVYVREFRGVPSLNLTEFSAVTPLPDPVEVAEDAPRLSIGEAVASGGMFDVEVVGNVLEIRDGSGLIERCPDCGRVVQNGQCRSHGDVDGEDDLRVKAILDDGTDTVTVVLDDELTAEVYGGGLDDALDAAKEAMDKEVVAEEIADSLVGRAYRVRGNLSVDDYGANLDASEFALADDDPADAARAALAEVGE from the coding sequence ATGGACGTCAACAGCCATGCCGAGGAGCTCGCCTCCGACCTCGGCGTCGACAAAGAGGAGGTCAAAGCCGACTTAGAGAACCTACTGGAGTACAGCGTCCCGATCGACGAGGCGAAACAGAGCGTCCGCCGGAAGCACGGCGGCGGTGGCGGCGGCTCGACGCCGACCCCAGACGCCGTCGACGTGGGCGAGATCACCACCGACCACGACGGCGTGACGGTCACGGTCAAAGTGCTCACGCAGGGAACGCGGACGATCCGGTACCAGGGCGATGACCTCACGATCCGCGAGGGGGAGATCGCCGACGAGACGGGCGTCATCTCCTACACGGCCTGGCAGGACTTCGGGTTCGAGCCCGGCGACTCGCTGACGATCGGCAACGCCGGCGTCCGCGAGTGGGAGGGCGAGCCCGAGCTCAACCTCAACGACTCCACCACCGTCGCCATCGCCGACGAACCGGTCGAGGTCGACCGCGAAGTGGGCGGCGACCGGAACCTCGTCGACATCAGCGCGGGCGACCGCGGGCGCAACGTCGAGGTCCGCGTGCTGGAGGTCGACGAGAAGACGATCTCCGGACGGGACGGCGAGACGGAGATCCTGGAGGGCGTCGTCGGCGATGCGACCGCCAAGCTGCCCTTCACGGACTGGCAGCCCCGCGCCGAGTTGGAGCCGGGCGCCGACCTCCGGATCGAGGACGTGTACGTCCGCGAGTTCCGCGGCGTCCCCTCGCTCAACCTCACCGAGTTCTCGGCGGTCACGCCGCTCCCCGACCCCGTCGAGGTCGCCGAGGACGCCCCCCGCCTCTCGATCGGCGAGGCGGTCGCCTCGGGCGGGATGTTCGACGTCGAGGTCGTCGGCAACGTCTTAGAGATCCGGGACGGCTCCGGGCTCATCGAGCGCTGTCCCGACTGCGGCCGCGTGGTCCAGAACGGCCAGTGCCGGAGCCACGGCGACGTCGACGGCGAGGACGACCTCCGCGTGAAGGCCATTCTGGACGACGGCACCGACACCGTCACCGTCGTGCTCGACGACGAGCTCACCGCCGAGGTGTACGGCGGCGGGCTCGACGACGCCCTCGACGCCGCGAAAGAGGCGATGGACAAGGAGGTCGTCGCCGAGGAGATCGCCGACTCGCTGGTCGGGCGCGCGTACCGCGTCCGCGGGAACCTCTCGGTCGACGACTACGGCGCCAACCTCGACGCGAGCGAGTTCGCGCTCGCGGACGACGATCCGGCCGACGCCGCCCGCGCCGCGCTCGCGGAGGTGGGCGAATGA
- a CDS encoding metallophosphoesterase, whose protein sequence is MASGASPSVEPVVGEPAAVADLGGERALLVADVHAGIEVGLRYERGVELDDRADERRERLCDLLAETGADRLVVLGDLAHRIAAPEGEEREELKALIRAVTDRVPMTLVEGNHDAGVAEAFAADLDVIGTGGGVLDGGEGDDDSRAETGGIGVCHGHTWPDPALLDADVVCMGHEHPQVRLEDSVGGSRVERAWLRGRIDPGAFVEGGDPDAIGAGDPPELVVFPAFNERSGGTWMNVDGQSFLAPFLPDALPAGDAYLLNGTRLGDFRRI, encoded by the coding sequence ATGGCGTCGGGCGCGTCGCCGAGCGTCGAGCCGGTCGTCGGCGAGCCGGCCGCAGTGGCCGACCTCGGCGGTGAGCGCGCGCTGCTCGTCGCCGACGTCCACGCCGGCATCGAGGTCGGCCTCCGCTACGAGCGCGGCGTCGAGCTCGACGATCGAGCGGACGAGCGCCGCGAGCGGCTCTGCGACCTCCTCGCGGAGACCGGCGCCGACCGGCTCGTCGTTCTCGGCGACCTCGCGCACCGTATCGCGGCGCCCGAGGGCGAGGAACGCGAGGAGCTGAAGGCCCTGATCCGAGCGGTGACCGACCGGGTCCCGATGACGCTCGTCGAGGGGAACCACGACGCCGGCGTCGCCGAGGCGTTCGCCGCCGATCTCGACGTGATCGGGACCGGTGGGGGCGTGCTCGACGGTGGTGAGGGCGACGACGACAGCAGAGCCGAGACCGGCGGCATCGGCGTCTGCCACGGCCACACGTGGCCGGACCCGGCGCTCCTCGACGCCGACGTGGTGTGCATGGGCCACGAGCACCCGCAGGTGCGGCTGGAGGACTCCGTCGGCGGCTCCCGCGTTGAGCGCGCGTGGCTCCGCGGACGGATCGACCCGGGGGCGTTCGTCGAGGGAGGGGATCCGGACGCGATCGGCGCCGGAGACCCGCCCGAACTCGTCGTCTTCCCCGCGTTCAACGAGCGCTCCGGCGGGACGTGGATGAACGTCGACGGGCAGTCGTTCCTCGCGCCGTTCCTCCCCGACGCGCTCCCGGCGGGCGACGCGTACCTGCTGAACGGGACGCGACTGGGCGATTTCCGACGTATCTGA
- a CDS encoding putative phosphothreonine lyase domain-containg protein, with product MVTDRAPTEIDEAGWHWLRVKHVTGFPRNARDGYFPSHGVTRPAATTEADLPAVDEDRDGALPVDAETVADADRLALETTYLSGKWLIERPPEAVDDLWEAVVEDVAAERFWDAKVSTRAGCEAFGETEHAVLVFTPNYFDREDVDRVRRRLREVHGVTEAIRYRPDVYTLDGVHRETLGELTDSEASRFRD from the coding sequence ATGGTCACCGACCGCGCGCCGACCGAGATCGACGAGGCGGGGTGGCACTGGCTCCGGGTCAAACACGTGACCGGGTTCCCGCGGAACGCCCGCGACGGCTACTTCCCGAGCCACGGCGTGACGCGGCCGGCGGCGACGACGGAAGCGGACCTCCCGGCGGTCGACGAGGATCGGGACGGGGCGCTCCCGGTCGACGCCGAGACCGTCGCCGACGCGGACCGGCTCGCCCTCGAAACGACCTACTTGAGCGGGAAGTGGCTGATCGAGCGCCCGCCGGAGGCGGTCGACGACCTCTGGGAGGCGGTCGTCGAGGACGTCGCGGCCGAGCGGTTCTGGGACGCGAAGGTCTCGACTCGCGCGGGCTGCGAGGCGTTCGGCGAGACGGAGCACGCCGTGCTCGTGTTCACGCCGAACTACTTCGACCGCGAGGACGTCGACCGGGTCCGACGCCGGCTCAGAGAGGTCCACGGCGTGACCGAGGCGATCCGGTACCGGCCCGACGTGTACACCCTCGACGGGGTCCACCGAGAGACGCTCGGCGAGCTCACCGACTCGGAGGCGTCGCGGTTCCGGGACTGA
- a CDS encoding thiolase family protein, with the protein MERVAIIGASMTRFGQRDAWVRELLAEAGAAALGDAGVDGDDIDHLYVSNMASGEFEGQTGVPNALAHDLAATPAYTARIDQTSSSGGAGVYAAWQSVASGASDLTMLVGGEKMTHRTTSEATDVIASLTHPVEYKHGVTLPSFAGLTARLYLDEYDAPRESLGKVAVKNHRNGVDNPHAQFQKEVDLDTVLDSPIVADPLRLYDFCPITDGSAALVFCPESVAEEYVPEDEYAVISGIGGATDTHVVHERADPTTMGGVVDSSEIAYEMAGIGPDDVDVAELHDMFTILEFLQSEDLGFFEKGEGWKAVEEGVTDRDGELPINTSGGLKSKGHPLGASGVAQVYEIYEQVTGNAGPRQVEADTGLACNVGGFGNCVTTAILEGSQ; encoded by the coding sequence ATGGAACGCGTAGCGATCATCGGCGCGTCGATGACCCGGTTCGGGCAGCGCGACGCCTGGGTGCGCGAGCTGCTGGCCGAGGCGGGCGCGGCCGCGCTCGGCGACGCCGGCGTCGACGGCGACGACATCGACCACCTGTACGTCTCGAACATGGCCAGCGGCGAGTTCGAGGGCCAGACCGGCGTCCCGAACGCGCTCGCCCACGACCTGGCGGCCACGCCTGCGTACACCGCCCGGATCGACCAGACCTCCTCCTCCGGGGGCGCGGGCGTGTACGCCGCGTGGCAGTCGGTCGCCTCCGGCGCGAGCGACCTCACGATGCTCGTCGGCGGCGAGAAGATGACCCACCGGACGACGTCGGAGGCGACCGACGTGATCGCGTCGCTCACGCACCCGGTCGAGTACAAGCACGGCGTCACGCTCCCATCCTTCGCGGGGCTCACGGCGCGGCTCTACCTCGACGAGTACGACGCGCCGCGCGAGAGCCTGGGGAAGGTCGCGGTGAAGAACCACCGGAACGGCGTGGACAACCCCCACGCCCAGTTCCAGAAGGAGGTCGACCTCGACACGGTGCTCGACTCGCCGATCGTCGCCGACCCCCTCCGGCTGTACGACTTCTGTCCGATCACGGACGGCTCCGCGGCGCTGGTGTTCTGCCCGGAGTCGGTCGCCGAAGAGTACGTCCCCGAGGACGAGTACGCCGTGATATCGGGGATCGGCGGCGCGACCGACACGCACGTCGTCCACGAGCGCGCGGACCCGACGACGATGGGCGGGGTCGTCGACTCCTCGGAGATCGCCTACGAGATGGCCGGGATCGGCCCGGACGACGTCGACGTGGCGGAGCTCCACGACATGTTCACCATCCTCGAGTTCCTCCAGAGCGAGGACCTCGGCTTCTTCGAGAAGGGCGAGGGGTGGAAGGCCGTCGAGGAGGGCGTCACCGACCGCGACGGGGAGCTCCCGATCAACACCTCCGGCGGGCTCAAATCGAAGGGGCACCCGCTCGGGGCCAGCGGCGTCGCACAGGTGTACGAGATATACGAGCAGGTCACCGGCAACGCCGGTCCGCGGCAGGTCGAGGCGGACACGGGCCTCGCCTGCAACGTCGGCGGGTTCGGGAACTGCGTGACCACCGCGATCCTGGAGGGAAGCCAATGA
- the mutL gene encoding DNA mismatch repair endonuclease MutL, whose product MEPPNIERLDERTVQRIAAGEVVERPASVVKELIENSLDAGASRVAVSVEAGGTEGVRVRDDGVGIPADQLEAAVAEHATSKIGDIEDLDRGVGTLGFRGEALYTVGAVSRLTVRSRPPGAEAGAEITVEGGEVGEVRPAGCPEGTTVEVADLFYNTPARKKFLKRTSTEFDRVNTVVTGYALANPDVAVSLEHDGRETFATEGNGDLRSAVLAVYGREVAEAMVDVEWEPDSSEPDPPVRRVTGLVSHPETTRSTREYLATYVNDRYVTASALREAVLEAYGGQLAPDRYPFAVLFVEVPPGDVDVNVHPRKLEVRFDEEPAVRDAVEEAVASALLDHGLIRSTAPRGQSAPDQTAISPEDPGSEAVGGSGTDHERAALRDREGGDDEAGGGDEVGGDDEAGGSAEAGASELDPTDEDAWAVGDVGSDDADPDPSPADPDPSPADPDAATADRPSPRSWQSAPNEAEGGEGDDDGRAAAAGTDAERADGLDRFDDSRAAVADEAVADEAVADDSARDADSGPVTDSGQVSDDVAAESDEGRASGSPPRSTATAQRTLAGDTTEAAERTYDSLPPLRVLGQLHETYVVAEAPDGLVLIDQHAADERVNYERLQAAFADGADAQALAEPVRVELTAREAALFDDFADDLADIGFRAERASEREVAVRSVPAVFDAALDPEILRDVLSAFVGDATAGDEPVTDVVDELLADLACYPSVTGNTSLTEGRVVDLLDRLDACENPYACPHGRPVVIRLDRDEIGSRFERDYPGHAGRRAE is encoded by the coding sequence ATGGAGCCGCCGAACATCGAGCGGTTGGACGAGCGCACCGTCCAGCGCATCGCGGCCGGCGAGGTCGTCGAGCGCCCGGCGAGCGTCGTCAAGGAGCTGATCGAGAACAGCCTCGACGCGGGCGCCAGCCGGGTCGCCGTCTCGGTCGAGGCCGGCGGCACCGAGGGAGTCCGCGTCCGCGACGACGGCGTGGGGATCCCGGCCGACCAGCTGGAGGCCGCCGTCGCGGAGCACGCCACCTCGAAGATCGGCGATATCGAGGACCTCGACCGCGGGGTCGGCACCCTCGGCTTCCGCGGCGAGGCGCTGTACACCGTCGGCGCGGTCTCGCGGCTCACCGTCCGGTCGCGCCCGCCGGGTGCCGAGGCGGGCGCCGAGATCACCGTCGAGGGCGGCGAGGTCGGCGAGGTCCGACCCGCGGGCTGTCCCGAGGGGACGACCGTCGAGGTCGCGGACCTCTTTTATAATACTCCCGCGCGCAAGAAGTTCCTCAAGCGGACGAGCACCGAGTTCGACCGGGTCAACACGGTCGTCACCGGCTACGCGCTCGCGAACCCCGACGTCGCCGTCTCGCTGGAGCACGACGGCCGCGAGACGTTCGCGACCGAGGGGAACGGCGACCTCCGGTCGGCCGTGCTGGCCGTGTACGGCCGCGAGGTCGCGGAGGCGATGGTGGACGTGGAGTGGGAACCCGACAGTTCGGAACCCGACCCGCCCGTCCGCCGCGTCACCGGTCTCGTCTCGCACCCGGAGACGACGCGCTCGACCCGCGAGTACCTCGCCACCTACGTCAACGACCGGTACGTCACCGCGAGCGCGCTTCGCGAGGCGGTGTTAGAGGCGTACGGCGGCCAGCTCGCCCCCGACCGCTACCCGTTCGCCGTGCTGTTCGTCGAGGTCCCGCCCGGCGACGTCGACGTGAACGTCCACCCGCGCAAGCTCGAGGTCCGCTTCGACGAGGAGCCGGCCGTGCGCGACGCCGTCGAAGAGGCGGTCGCGTCGGCCCTGCTCGACCACGGGCTGATCCGCTCGACCGCGCCGCGAGGGCAGTCGGCCCCGGACCAGACGGCGATCAGCCCCGAGGACCCGGGATCGGAGGCCGTCGGCGGCTCCGGGACCGACCACGAGCGCGCGGCGCTCCGCGACCGCGAGGGCGGGGACGACGAGGCCGGCGGGGGCGATGAGGTCGGCGGGGACGACGAGGCCGGCGGGAGTGCCGAAGCCGGCGCGTCCGAACTGGACCCGACCGACGAGGACGCGTGGGCGGTCGGTGACGTGGGATCGGACGACGCCGACCCGGATCCGTCCCCGGCCGACCCGGATCCGTCCCCGGCCGACCCGGACGCCGCGACTGCGGACCGCCCGTCGCCGCGGAGCTGGCAGTCGGCTCCGAACGAGGCCGAGGGTGGTGAGGGAGACGACGACGGACGCGCGGCCGCGGCCGGGACCGACGCTGAGAGGGCGGACGGACTCGATCGGTTCGACGACTCGAGAGCCGCCGTCGCCGACGAGGCCGTCGCCGACGAGGCCGTCGCCGACGACTCCGCGCGTGACGCCGATTCCGGCCCGGTCACGGACTCCGGTCAAGTCTCAGACGACGTCGCCGCCGAGTCGGACGAGGGGCGAGCGTCGGGATCCCCGCCGCGCTCGACCGCGACCGCCCAGCGGACCCTCGCCGGCGACACGACGGAGGCCGCGGAGCGAACGTACGACTCCCTCCCGCCGCTGCGGGTGCTCGGGCAGCTCCACGAGACGTACGTCGTCGCGGAGGCCCCGGACGGACTCGTGCTGATCGACCAGCACGCGGCTGACGAGCGGGTAAACTACGAGCGCCTGCAGGCCGCCTTCGCCGACGGCGCCGACGCGCAGGCCCTTGCGGAGCCGGTCCGCGTCGAGCTGACCGCCCGCGAAGCGGCGCTGTTCGACGACTTCGCCGACGACCTCGCCGACATCGGGTTCCGCGCCGAGCGCGCGAGCGAGCGCGAAGTGGCCGTCCGCTCGGTTCCCGCCGTCTTCGACGCCGCGCTCGACCCGGAGATCCTCCGGGACGTACTCTCGGCGTTCGTCGGCGACGCCACCGCGGGCGACGAGCCGGTGACCGACGTCGTCGACGAGCTGCTCGCGGACCTGGCGTGTTACCCCTCCGTGACCGGGAACACCTCGCTGACCGAGGGGCGGGTCGTCGACCTGCTCGACCGGCTCGACGCCTGCGAGAACCCGTACGCCTGCCCGCACGGGCGCCCGGTCGTGATCCGGCTCGACCGCGACGAGATCGGGTCGCGGTTCGAGCGCGACTACCCCGGTCACGCGGGCCGGCGCGCGGAGTGA
- a CDS encoding ABC transporter ATP-binding protein yields MARVTLDTLRKEFDRGTIVAVDDLDLEIEDGEFVTVVGPSGCGKTTTLRMVAGLEEPTSGTVSFDDEDVTEIHATDRPVAMVFQNYALYPHKTVMENMAFGLKMSTDMTKAERHERVTEMAEMMGIADLLDDKPDELSGGQKQRVALGRAIAREPEVFLFDEPLSNLDAKLRTEMRAEIQKLQKEFGVTAMYVTHDQEEAMTMGDRLAILNDGELQQVGAPTEVYENPVNEFVAGFIGSPSMNFIDVDVETDGTAATVRDDDSGLALALSRDYVAGHDLESGPYTLGIRPENIGIVEDPTGEETLTATVEVVEPIGSDNYVHLSVNDDFLARAPADVKPETGDEVGVVFEEERIHLFDAETGEDVFLTEEEIDAAIA; encoded by the coding sequence ATGGCAAGAGTAACGCTCGACACGCTCCGGAAGGAGTTCGACCGGGGAACCATCGTCGCCGTCGACGACCTCGACTTGGAGATCGAGGACGGCGAGTTCGTGACCGTTGTCGGGCCGTCGGGCTGCGGGAAGACCACCACGCTGCGGATGGTGGCGGGGCTCGAGGAGCCCACGTCGGGGACCGTCAGCTTCGACGACGAGGACGTCACGGAGATCCACGCGACGGACCGTCCCGTCGCGATGGTGTTCCAGAACTACGCGCTGTATCCCCACAAGACGGTGATGGAGAACATGGCGTTCGGGCTCAAGATGAGCACGGACATGACGAAAGCGGAGCGCCACGAGCGCGTGACGGAGATGGCCGAAATGATGGGGATCGCGGACCTGCTCGACGACAAGCCGGACGAGCTCTCCGGCGGGCAGAAGCAACGCGTCGCGCTCGGCCGGGCCATCGCCCGCGAGCCAGAGGTGTTCCTCTTCGACGAGCCGCTCTCGAACCTCGACGCGAAGCTCCGCACCGAGATGCGCGCGGAGATCCAGAAGCTCCAGAAGGAGTTCGGCGTCACGGCGATGTACGTCACCCACGACCAGGAGGAGGCGATGACGATGGGCGACCGCCTCGCCATCTTAAACGACGGGGAGCTCCAGCAGGTCGGCGCGCCGACCGAGGTGTACGAGAACCCGGTCAACGAGTTCGTTGCCGGCTTCATCGGCTCCCCCTCGATGAACTTCATCGACGTCGACGTGGAGACCGACGGCACCGCGGCGACGGTCCGCGACGACGACTCCGGGCTCGCGCTCGCGCTCAGCCGCGACTACGTGGCGGGGCACGACCTCGAAAGCGGGCCGTACACGCTCGGGATCCGCCCCGAGAACATCGGGATCGTCGAGGACCCGACCGGCGAGGAGACGCTCACGGCCACCGTCGAGGTCGTCGAGCCGATCGGCTCCGACAACTACGTCCACCTCTCCGTGAACGACGATTTCCTCGCGCGGGCGCCGGCGGACGTCAAGCCCGAGACCGGCGACGAGGTCGGCGTCGTCTTCGAGGAGGAGCGGATCCACCTGTTCGACGCCGAGACGGGCGAGGACGTCTTCCTGACCGAGGAGGAGATCGACGCCGCGATCGCCTGA
- a CDS encoding extracellular solute-binding protein, with protein sequence MNEKRRTLLKTMGGSTALAALAGCISTGGDGGDGGDGGDGGDGGSSDGSDSSGDENQGTATLWTDLSDGEDEAMSSYVDEFESETGFTINKEAPGGELDQQLETAIPSGEGPDSWIWAHDWVGRFAVREEPPFLYDASDDIDSLGAYTETAQQAVQYDGAVHGLPFASETVALFYNEDMVDEAPETLEEMVSTMEEFHDPESGEYGLSYPVADPYFTSGFIQAYGGDIFDEENLEVTLDSDACKRGMDALDTVSDYVPADPGYESQIVAFADGAAPFAINGPWELANLQSEIDNLGVAPLPTIDGNNPRTYSGIQTFYFSAMLSDADQSTVDATTGLAEWYTTNEDVIETNAAEQGYIPVLSSVVEDGDLSAEVEAFARQVDHGVPIPTHPDMNSVWTPLTEALTRVFNGNQESGPALDQAASEIRENL encoded by the coding sequence ATGAACGAGAAACGCAGAACGCTACTGAAGACGATGGGAGGAAGTACCGCGCTCGCGGCGCTCGCGGGCTGTATCAGCACGGGCGGCGACGGCGGGGATGGCGGCGACGGCGGTGACGGCGGTGACGGCGGGTCCAGCGACGGGTCCGACTCCTCGGGCGACGAGAATCAGGGAACCGCGACGCTGTGGACCGACCTGTCCGACGGCGAGGACGAGGCCATGTCCTCGTACGTCGACGAGTTCGAGTCGGAAACCGGATTCACGATCAACAAGGAGGCGCCCGGCGGCGAGCTCGACCAGCAGCTCGAGACGGCCATCCCGTCCGGGGAGGGCCCCGACTCGTGGATCTGGGCGCACGACTGGGTCGGTCGGTTCGCGGTCCGCGAGGAGCCGCCGTTCCTCTACGACGCGAGCGACGACATCGACTCGCTCGGCGCCTACACGGAGACCGCACAGCAGGCGGTCCAGTACGACGGCGCGGTCCACGGGCTCCCGTTCGCCTCCGAGACCGTCGCCCTGTTCTACAACGAAGATATGGTCGACGAGGCCCCGGAGACCCTCGAGGAGATGGTCTCTACCATGGAGGAGTTCCACGACCCCGAAAGCGGCGAGTACGGGCTCTCGTACCCCGTCGCCGACCCGTACTTCACCAGCGGGTTCATCCAGGCGTACGGCGGCGACATCTTCGACGAGGAGAACCTGGAGGTCACGCTCGATAGCGACGCCTGCAAGCGGGGGATGGACGCGCTCGATACCGTCTCCGACTACGTCCCGGCCGACCCGGGCTACGAGTCGCAGATCGTCGCGTTCGCGGACGGCGCCGCCCCGTTCGCGATCAACGGCCCGTGGGAGCTCGCGAACCTCCAGAGCGAGATCGACAACCTCGGAGTCGCGCCGCTGCCGACGATCGACGGCAACAACCCGCGCACGTACTCCGGGATCCAGACGTTCTACTTCAGCGCCATGCTGAGCGACGCCGACCAGTCGACGGTCGACGCGACCACCGGGCTCGCCGAGTGGTACACCACGAACGAGGACGTCATCGAGACCAACGCGGCCGAGCAGGGGTACATCCCTGTGCTCAGCTCCGTGGTCGAGGACGGGGACCTCTCGGCGGAGGTCGAGGCGTTCGCCCGACAGGTCGACCACGGCGTCCCGATCCCGACCCATCCCGACATGAACAGCGTCTGGACGCCGCTGACCGAGGCGCTGACTCGCGTCTTCAACGGCAACCAGGAGAGTGGCCCCGCCCTCGATCAGGCCGCCTCCGAGATCCGGGAGAACCTGTAG
- a CDS encoding sugar ABC transporter permease encodes MASPHTGTGASGLARLRAAVPFSNRDWGLLLVIPGVVLFSSFMLYPIVYLFYISLTDATFAGSVIGGGAELIGLENYVQLLGDSQFWTSMSTTWLFVAVSLVIKVFVAVGIALLLNHARVVGKRYMRAAVIVPLGFPGIFTITVWRGMFSDARFGVFNTILGRYNGVMSSLPAPEFLLFDVPIGFLSGRWEAFFAYVTTEVWLAYPFMVIIIVSALQDVPRELHEAAMVDGAGPLQRFRTVTLPAIKRPVLFASILTGATSFQQFLIPWVFNQGGPARQNELIIVYGYREAISFNEFGLSAAILIVAIAVIGLFMYAAVRYGGLAEGVGDE; translated from the coding sequence ATGGCTTCCCCACACACCGGTACCGGCGCGAGCGGCCTAGCGCGGCTCCGAGCAGCGGTCCCGTTCTCTAACCGCGACTGGGGACTGCTGCTCGTTATCCCCGGCGTGGTCCTGTTCTCCAGCTTCATGCTGTACCCGATCGTCTACCTGTTCTACATCTCGCTGACCGACGCGACGTTCGCCGGGTCGGTGATCGGGGGCGGCGCCGAGCTGATCGGGCTGGAGAACTACGTGCAGCTGCTCGGCGACTCGCAGTTCTGGACGTCGATGTCGACGACGTGGCTGTTCGTCGCCGTCTCGCTCGTGATCAAGGTGTTCGTCGCCGTCGGCATCGCGCTCCTGTTGAACCACGCCCGCGTCGTCGGCAAGCGCTACATGCGCGCGGCGGTGATCGTGCCGCTCGGGTTCCCCGGGATCTTCACGATCACCGTCTGGCGCGGGATGTTCAGCGACGCCCGATTCGGCGTGTTCAACACGATCCTCGGACGGTACAACGGCGTCATGTCGTCGCTGCCGGCGCCAGAGTTCCTCCTTTTCGACGTCCCGATCGGCTTCCTCAGCGGCCGCTGGGAGGCGTTCTTCGCGTACGTCACCACGGAGGTGTGGCTGGCGTACCCGTTCATGGTGATCATCATCGTGAGCGCGCTCCAGGACGTCCCGCGCGAGCTCCACGAGGCGGCGATGGTCGACGGGGCGGGACCCCTTCAGCGGTTCCGCACCGTGACGCTGCCCGCGATCAAGCGGCCGGTGCTGTTCGCGTCGATCCTCACCGGCGCGACCTCGTTCCAGCAGTTCCTGATCCCGTGGGTGTTCAACCAGGGGGGCCCGGCGCGGCAGAACGAGCTGATCATCGTGTACGGCTACCGCGAGGCGATCAGCTTCAACGAGTTCGGGCTCTCGGCCGCGATCCTCATCGTCGCGATCGCCGTCATCGGCCTCTTCATGTACGCCGCCGTGCGCTACGGCGGCCTCGCCGAGGGGGTGGGTGACGAATGA
- a CDS encoding ABC transporter permease subunit, with product MSALGAVLALIRAKLVGLATAPKRFAVTIQRAIYDLRTGKRTPWDVAKSVLMTAFGLSMVLILLFPLFWIFTASLAEGTRLFNTSGIFPDPTTYNLDAYRWVFFESNFFFVDGDWGYPQLVLGGSGGLVSFRWAGTETGPGAVFNSLYLVSVTIVAGFGMIVPAAYAFSRRSFVGRKRILYGYVLFTQIGAGLSIATLVALYSLFSSYGLTNNLFILGLFYAAGAIPFNTWLLKTYMDNIPVSYEEAAMVDGASFLDTIREVILPLTKPGLAVVLIFVWLAGWNEFIIAQTLLSPENYPLSVELYNLATEGRFSTPWTRFAAFANLFALPVAIVYFAAQRSVEDGLSFGGMEG from the coding sequence ATGAGCGCCCTCGGAGCCGTCCTGGCGCTGATCCGCGCGAAGCTCGTCGGACTCGCGACCGCGCCGAAGCGGTTCGCCGTGACGATCCAGCGGGCAATCTACGACCTGCGGACCGGCAAGCGCACGCCATGGGACGTCGCCAAGAGCGTGCTGATGACGGCGTTCGGCCTGTCGATGGTGCTGATCCTGTTGTTCCCGCTGTTCTGGATCTTCACCGCGTCGCTCGCGGAGGGGACCCGGCTGTTCAACACGAGCGGCATCTTCCCCGACCCGACGACGTACAACCTCGACGCCTACCGGTGGGTGTTCTTCGAGTCCAACTTCTTCTTCGTCGACGGCGACTGGGGGTACCCCCAGCTCGTCCTCGGCGGGAGCGGGGGACTGGTGAGTTTCCGGTGGGCCGGAACCGAGACCGGGCCGGGCGCGGTGTTCAACAGCCTCTATCTCGTGAGCGTGACGATCGTCGCCGGCTTCGGGATGATCGTGCCGGCGGCGTACGCGTTCTCGCGGCGGAGCTTCGTCGGCCGCAAGCGGATCCTCTACGGCTACGTGCTGTTCACGCAGATCGGCGCCGGCCTCTCGATCGCGACGCTCGTGGCGCTGTACTCGCTGTTCAGCTCGTACGGGCTGACGAACAACCTGTTCATCCTCGGGCTGTTCTACGCGGCCGGCGCGATCCCCTTCAACACCTGGCTGCTGAAGACGTACATGGACAACATCCCCGTCTCCTACGAGGAGGCGGCGATGGTCGACGGCGCGAGCTTCCTGGACACGATCCGGGAGGTGATCCTCCCGCTGACGAAGCCGGGGCTCGCCGTCGTGCTCATCTTCGTCTGGCTCGCCGGGTGGAACGAGTTCATCATCGCGCAGACGCTGCTCTCGCCGGAGAACTACCCGCTCTCGGTGGAGCTGTACAACCTCGCGACCGAGGGGCGGTTCTCGACGCCGTGGACGCGGTTCGCGGCGTTCGCGAACCTGTTCGCGCTCCCCGTCGCGATCGTCTACTTCGCGGCGCAGCGCTCCGTCGAGGACGGCCTCTCGTTCGGCGGGATGGAGGGATAA